A genomic window from Serratia liquefaciens includes:
- the ytfE gene encoding iron-sulfur cluster repair protein YtfE — MDYRNQSLGALAIAIPRASRLFRLNDLDFCCGGKQTLQRAAERKGLDLEQLESELAALAARPAASHDWRTAPLGELIDYILPRFHQRHREQLAELVLMAEKVERVHADKTTCPRGLAKQLNLIRLDLENHMMKEEQILFPMIKQGMGRQAAGPISVMEHEHDEAGEQLEVVKFLTHNVTPPEGACNTWQALYGGIDEFIDDLMEHINLENNLLFPRALNGA; from the coding sequence ATGGATTACCGTAACCAATCCCTCGGCGCTCTCGCCATCGCTATTCCCCGGGCATCACGCCTGTTCCGCCTGAACGATTTGGATTTCTGCTGCGGCGGAAAACAAACGCTGCAACGCGCAGCCGAGCGTAAAGGGCTGGATCTCGAGCAGCTTGAAAGCGAATTGGCCGCCCTCGCCGCCAGACCGGCAGCAAGCCATGACTGGCGTACTGCGCCGCTCGGTGAACTGATTGATTATATTTTGCCACGCTTCCATCAGCGGCACCGCGAACAGTTGGCCGAGCTGGTACTGATGGCGGAAAAAGTCGAACGGGTTCATGCCGACAAAACCACCTGTCCACGCGGCCTGGCAAAACAACTGAATCTGATCCGGCTGGATCTGGAAAATCACATGATGAAAGAGGAGCAGATCCTGTTCCCGATGATCAAGCAGGGTATGGGCCGGCAGGCGGCTGGGCCAATCTCGGTAATGGAGCATGAGCATGACGAAGCGGGCGAACAGCTGGAAGTAGTGAAATTCCTCACCCACAACGTGACGCCACCGGAAGGTGCCTGCAATACCTGGCAGGCGCTGTATGGTGGTATCGACGAGTTTATTGATGACCTGATGGAGCACATCAATCTGGAGAACAACCTGTTGTTCCCCCGCGCGCTGAACGGCGCATAA
- the fklB gene encoding FKBP-type peptidyl-prolyl cis-trans isomerase: MTTPSFDSVEAQASYGIGLQVGQQLQESGLEGLQPEALLAGLRDALEGNAPAVPVDVVHRALREIHERADAVRRERQQAMAVEGQKFLEDNAKRDEVTLTESGLQFSVLEQGNGPIPSRQDRVRVHYTGRLINGDVFDSSVERGQPAEFPVSGVIPGWIEALTLMPVGSKWQLYIPHDLAYGERGAGASIPPFSALVFDVELLEIL; this comes from the coding sequence ATGACAACCCCTTCTTTTGACAGCGTTGAAGCGCAGGCGAGCTACGGGATTGGTTTACAGGTCGGCCAGCAGCTGCAAGAGTCCGGTCTGGAAGGTTTACAACCGGAAGCTTTGCTGGCAGGTTTGCGTGACGCGCTGGAAGGGAATGCCCCGGCGGTTCCGGTAGACGTGGTGCACCGTGCGCTGCGTGAAATCCACGAACGTGCGGATGCCGTGCGTCGTGAGCGTCAACAGGCGATGGCCGTTGAAGGCCAGAAATTCCTGGAAGACAACGCCAAGCGCGACGAAGTTACACTGACCGAATCCGGTCTGCAGTTCTCCGTGCTGGAGCAGGGCAACGGCCCAATCCCATCCCGTCAGGATCGCGTGCGTGTGCATTACACTGGCCGACTGATTAACGGCGACGTTTTCGACAGCTCCGTAGAGCGCGGCCAACCGGCAGAATTCCCGGTTAGCGGCGTGATCCCTGGCTGGATCGAAGCGCTGACCCTGATGCCGGTCGGTTCCAAATGGCAGCTGTATATTCCACACGACCTGGCCTACGGCGAGCGTGGTGCCGGCGCATCCATCCCGCCATTCAGCGCGCTGGTATTCGACGTCGAACTGCTGGAAATCCTGTAA
- the rpsR gene encoding 30S ribosomal protein S18: MARYFRRRKFCRFTAEGVVEIDYKDIATLKNYITESGKIVPSRITGTRAKYQRQLARCIKRARYLSLLPYTDRHQ; encoded by the coding sequence ATGGCACGTTATTTCCGTCGTCGCAAGTTCTGCCGTTTCACAGCGGAAGGCGTTGTTGAGATCGATTACAAAGATATCGCAACGCTGAAAAACTACATCACTGAAAGTGGTAAAATTGTCCCGAGCCGTATTACCGGTACTCGTGCAAAATACCAGCGTCAGCTGGCTCGCTGCATCAAGCGTGCTCGCTACCTGTCCCTGCTGCCATACACTGATCGTCATCAGTAA
- a CDS encoding OapA family protein produces the protein MGRISPRRRKTTRIYQPLLRTWLNFSQRLKPGSAPASVEDPDSEQPPENGKGQNIKALLLKIWHLPDGFGWMEPLPYFHRRWTLIFGIILLLALLWPYSSEKQPFPVTQQENSVPLQAELQNDTQQQHAVEPEPAGNWQRYQIQPGQTLAQLFRDNNLPVNEVFAMAQVEGNDKPLSNMKAGQEVRLERDANGVITALSVTTADNSQVLFRRQADGSYRRER, from the coding sequence ATGGGCAGAATCTCGCCCAGGAGAAGGAAGACCACCCGTATCTACCAGCCGTTGTTGCGTACCTGGCTGAACTTCAGTCAGCGCCTGAAACCCGGCTCCGCGCCAGCGTCGGTAGAAGACCCGGATTCAGAACAACCACCGGAAAACGGTAAGGGGCAAAACATCAAAGCGTTACTGCTGAAGATCTGGCACCTGCCGGACGGCTTCGGTTGGATGGAGCCACTGCCTTATTTTCATCGCCGCTGGACCCTGATTTTCGGCATCATCCTGCTGCTGGCACTGCTGTGGCCATATTCATCGGAAAAACAGCCCTTCCCTGTCACCCAGCAGGAGAACAGTGTTCCCTTGCAGGCCGAATTGCAAAACGACACTCAGCAGCAGCACGCTGTAGAGCCGGAACCGGCGGGCAACTGGCAACGCTACCAGATCCAACCGGGTCAGACGCTGGCGCAGCTTTTCCGTGACAACAACCTGCCGGTGAACGAAGTTTTCGCCATGGCGCAGGTGGAAGGTAACGATAAGCCGCTCAGCAACATGAAAGCCGGCCAGGAAGTTCGTCTCGAACGTGACGCCAACGGCGTGATCACCGCGCTATCGGTCACCACCGCTGACAACAGTCAGGTGTTGTTCCGCCGCCAGGCCGACGGCAGCTATCGCCGCGAGCGTTAA
- the rpsF gene encoding 30S ribosomal protein S6: MRHYEIVFMVHPDQSEQVPGMIERYSATITNAAGQIHRLEDWGRRQLAYPINKLHKAHYVLLNVEAPQEAIDELETNFRFNDAVIRSMVMRVKHAVTEASPMVKAKDERRGDRREDFANETADDADAGDSEE; encoded by the coding sequence ATGCGTCATTACGAAATCGTTTTTATGGTCCATCCTGACCAAAGCGAACAGGTTCCGGGCATGATCGAGCGTTACAGTGCTACCATCACTAACGCTGCTGGTCAGATTCACCGTCTGGAAGACTGGGGCCGCCGTCAACTGGCTTACCCGATCAACAAACTGCACAAAGCCCACTACGTTCTGCTGAACGTTGAAGCTCCGCAGGAAGCGATCGATGAGCTGGAAACTAACTTCCGCTTCAACGACGCCGTTATCCGTAGCATGGTTATGCGCGTTAAGCACGCGGTAACTGAAGCATCTCCGATGGTTAAAGCGAAAGACGAACGTCGTGGCGATCGCCGCGAAGACTTCGCTAACGAAACCGCAGATGATGCTGATGCTGGGGATTCTGAAGAGTAA
- a CDS encoding DUF1471 domain-containing protein — MKRITIATAIALLFSANVMAATEITSHQADQRQSVGFITLNQNVVSPDDASSQVSKIADQRGATAYRIIALHEPENNSTIHVSAELYR, encoded by the coding sequence ATGAAACGTATTACCATCGCTACCGCCATTGCTTTGCTGTTTTCCGCCAACGTCATGGCCGCTACCGAGATCACTTCCCATCAGGCAGACCAGCGCCAGAGCGTCGGATTCATCACGCTGAACCAGAACGTGGTCTCGCCGGATGACGCCAGCAGCCAGGTGAGCAAAATAGCCGATCAGCGCGGAGCTACCGCCTATCGAATCATTGCGCTGCATGAACCGGAAAACAACAGCACTATCCACGTCAGCGCGGAACTGTATCGCTAA
- a CDS encoding DUF1471 domain-containing protein: MTRSAALTALLLSMGLLSANAQSAELAPADRVTPLSEIAEITLNTHSGSPQDVEQLIAQKADEHGASYYRILRMEEQAHQPGWRASAILYL; this comes from the coding sequence ATGACACGCTCCGCCGCACTCACCGCCCTCCTGCTTTCTATGGGGTTACTCAGCGCCAACGCCCAGTCCGCTGAACTGGCCCCCGCTGACCGCGTTACGCCGCTCAGCGAAATTGCGGAAATCACCCTGAACACCCACTCCGGCTCCCCTCAGGATGTAGAACAATTGATTGCCCAAAAGGCAGATGAGCATGGGGCAAGCTATTACCGTATCCTGCGAATGGAAGAACAGGCGCACCAGCCAGGCTGGCGCGCCTCGGCCATACTTTACCTTTAG
- the rplI gene encoding 50S ribosomal protein L9: protein MQVILLDKVANLGSLGDQVNVKAGYARNFLVPQGKAVPATKKNVEFFEVRRAELEAKLADILAAAEARATKINELGSVTIASKSGDEGKLFGSIGTRDIADAVTAAGVEVAKSEVRLPNGVLRTTGEHEVQFQVHSDVFAQLNVVVVAEA from the coding sequence ATGCAAGTTATTCTGCTTGATAAAGTAGCAAACCTGGGCAGCCTGGGTGATCAAGTTAACGTTAAAGCGGGCTACGCCCGTAACTTCCTGGTACCACAGGGCAAAGCTGTTCCTGCTACCAAGAAAAACGTAGAGTTCTTCGAAGTACGCCGTGCAGAACTGGAAGCCAAACTGGCTGACATTCTGGCTGCTGCTGAAGCTCGCGCAACCAAGATCAACGAACTGGGTTCAGTCACCATCGCGTCTAAATCAGGCGACGAAGGTAAACTGTTCGGCTCTATCGGCACCCGCGACATCGCTGACGCAGTTACTGCGGCAGGCGTTGAAGTTGCCAAGAGCGAAGTTCGTCTGCCGAATGGCGTTCTGCGTACCACTGGTGAACACGAAGTTCAGTTCCAGGTACACAGCGACGTATTCGCACAGCTGAATGTAGTTGTGGTAGCAGAAGCTTAA
- a CDS encoding DUF488 domain-containing protein codes for MAEINLQRVYDFSGPAPVNCYLIDRLWPRGISKERLQGVQWLKQVAPDNALRQWFHQHLDRWDEFESHYRLQLAQNDAWQPLVALLRQGQPLTLLYGSKDTQHNHGIVLRDFLLGQLAD; via the coding sequence ATGGCAGAGATTAACCTACAGCGTGTGTATGACTTTAGCGGCCCGGCGCCGGTGAACTGCTATCTGATTGATCGCTTGTGGCCGCGAGGCATCAGCAAGGAACGATTGCAGGGTGTACAGTGGTTAAAGCAGGTCGCGCCGGATAACGCGCTGCGGCAGTGGTTTCATCAACATCTTGACCGGTGGGACGAGTTTGAAAGCCACTACCGGTTGCAACTGGCTCAAAACGACGCCTGGCAGCCATTGGTGGCGTTACTAAGACAGGGGCAACCCTTGACCTTGCTCTACGGCAGTAAAGACACACAGCACAACCACGGCATCGTGCTGCGCGACTTTCTGTTGGGGCAGTTAGCGGATTAA
- the cysQ gene encoding 3'(2'),5'-bisphosphate nucleotidase CysQ — protein sequence MLEKICQLSREAGAAIMAVYNGEQPLDVAQKKDDSPVTAADLAAHHIIKRGLAALAPDVPLLSEEDPPTWDVRQNWTRYWLVDPLDGTKEFLNRNGEFTVNIALIENGQAVLGVVYAPAIDVLYLAERGKAWKEEKGQRQAIGVSNAHPPLVVVSRSHSDEELKDYLKQLGEHQTVSVGSSLKFCLVAEGKAQLYPRFGPTNIWDTAAGHAVAVAAGAQIHDWQGRPLLYTPRESFLNPGFRVSLF from the coding sequence ATGTTAGAAAAAATTTGCCAACTGTCCCGCGAGGCGGGCGCGGCCATCATGGCGGTGTACAACGGTGAACAACCGCTTGATGTTGCACAAAAAAAAGATGACTCCCCGGTGACGGCGGCCGATCTGGCGGCGCACCATATTATCAAGCGCGGCCTGGCGGCGTTAGCGCCGGACGTCCCATTGCTGTCGGAAGAAGATCCACCGACCTGGGACGTGCGGCAGAATTGGACGCGCTACTGGCTGGTCGATCCGTTGGACGGCACCAAAGAGTTCCTGAATCGCAACGGTGAGTTTACGGTAAATATCGCGTTGATTGAAAACGGGCAGGCGGTGCTGGGAGTGGTTTACGCCCCGGCGATCGACGTGCTGTATCTGGCCGAACGCGGTAAGGCCTGGAAAGAAGAAAAGGGTCAACGGCAGGCGATTGGCGTCAGCAATGCCCATCCGCCACTGGTGGTAGTCAGCCGCTCGCACAGCGACGAAGAGCTGAAGGACTACCTGAAACAGCTGGGCGAACACCAGACCGTTTCCGTCGGTTCTTCGCTGAAATTCTGCCTGGTGGCGGAAGGTAAGGCTCAGCTCTATCCGCGCTTTGGACCCACCAATATCTGGGATACCGCCGCCGGTCATGCCGTGGCCGTGGCGGCCGGGGCACAGATCCACGACTGGCAGGGCAGACCTCTGCTCTATACGCCACGTGAATCCTTCCTAAACCCCGGCTTCAGGGTTTCGCTGTTCTAA
- a CDS encoding DUF350 domain-containing protein produces the protein MDILSALAAFASYFFSGFAMVLVFLFVYTRITPHDEWALIKADNQAAAFGFVGACLGYVIPLASAAINSVSLLDYLLWGVVALVVQLLLFAAVKIYMPRISDKIESNHVAAGIFLGGVSISGGVLNAACMTY, from the coding sequence ATGGATATTCTCAGCGCGTTGGCGGCATTCGCCTCTTATTTTTTCAGTGGCTTTGCCATGGTTCTGGTGTTTTTGTTCGTTTATACCCGCATTACGCCGCATGATGAATGGGCGTTGATCAAGGCCGATAATCAGGCCGCCGCTTTCGGATTCGTCGGTGCCTGCCTGGGATATGTTATCCCGCTGGCGAGTGCGGCGATCAACTCCGTCAGCCTGCTGGACTATCTGTTATGGGGCGTGGTGGCGCTGGTGGTGCAACTGCTGCTGTTTGCGGCGGTGAAAATCTATATGCCGCGCATCAGCGACAAGATTGAGTCCAATCACGTGGCAGCCGGGATTTTCCTCGGCGGCGTGTCGATCAGTGGCGGTGTCCTGAATGCGGCCTGCATGACCTACTAA
- the priB gene encoding primosomal replication protein N — MTANRLTLSGTVCKTPTRKVSPSGIPHCQFVLEHRSVQVEAGFTRQAWCRMPVIISGKAHQAITQSITVGTLLTVSGFISSHQGRNGLNKMVLHAEQIELIDSGD; from the coding sequence GTGACGGCTAATCGGCTGACGTTGTCTGGCACTGTGTGCAAGACGCCGACGCGTAAAGTGAGCCCGTCAGGTATTCCACATTGCCAGTTCGTGCTTGAGCACCGTTCAGTGCAAGTGGAAGCCGGTTTTACCCGGCAAGCCTGGTGTCGTATGCCGGTGATTATCAGCGGCAAGGCCCATCAGGCCATTACTCAAAGTATAACGGTCGGTACGCTTCTCACCGTTTCAGGTTTCATTAGCAGCCATCAAGGGCGCAATGGACTGAATAAAATGGTGTTGCATGCCGAGCAGATTGAATTGATAGATTCTGGAGACTAG
- the bsmA gene encoding biofilm peroxide resistance protein BsmA has product MKMSRLLLPLTLVTLLSACGIMTTTPKAPPPPSRQAQEITRAQTGSLEKIGTTSALVRGSPMDVEAEIQQKANASGARYYMIIMNSETVVPGQWYSQAILYR; this is encoded by the coding sequence ATGAAAATGTCTCGCCTGCTGCTCCCCTTGACGCTGGTCACGCTGCTTAGCGCCTGTGGCATAATGACCACGACACCCAAAGCGCCCCCACCACCGAGCAGACAGGCGCAGGAGATCACCCGGGCACAAACCGGTAGCCTGGAAAAAATAGGCACCACCAGCGCCCTGGTTCGCGGCAGCCCGATGGATGTGGAGGCGGAAATTCAACAGAAAGCCAACGCCAGCGGTGCGCGCTATTACATGATTATCATGAACAGCGAAACCGTGGTTCCCGGCCAGTGGTATTCGCAGGCGATCCTGTATCGGTAA
- a CDS encoding YtfJ family protein, which yields MKKSHLLIVSLLLAPFLASAHNLQLQQRVAPVGVSDKGELNYANDKFSYQNWNSAQLIGKVRVIQHIAGRSSAKAMNDPLIEAIKKAKLPHDRYQTTTIVNTDDAILGTAVFVRNSIEDSKKEFPWSQFVVDSNGNVRKAWDLQPKGSAIVVLDKQGRIQFAKDGALTPEEVQQVMTQLHQLLAN from the coding sequence ATGAAAAAAAGTCACCTGCTTATTGTTTCCCTGCTGCTTGCCCCCTTTTTAGCCTCTGCGCACAACCTGCAACTCCAGCAACGCGTCGCGCCGGTCGGCGTCAGCGATAAGGGAGAGTTGAATTACGCTAATGATAAGTTTAGCTATCAAAACTGGAATAGCGCGCAACTCATTGGGAAAGTGCGAGTCATCCAGCATATTGCCGGCCGTAGCTCTGCCAAGGCGATGAACGACCCGCTGATCGAAGCGATTAAGAAAGCTAAACTACCGCACGATCGTTACCAAACGACGACAATAGTGAATACCGACGACGCGATACTCGGCACCGCGGTGTTTGTTCGCAACAGCATTGAAGACAGCAAGAAAGAGTTCCCCTGGTCGCAGTTTGTGGTCGACAGCAACGGCAACGTACGCAAGGCCTGGGATTTGCAGCCGAAAGGGTCGGCCATTGTGGTACTGGATAAGCAAGGCAGGATCCAGTTCGCCAAAGACGGCGCGCTGACGCCAGAAGAGGTGCAGCAGGTCATGACCCAACTGCACCAACTGCTGGCGAACTGA
- a CDS encoding bifunctional 2',3'-cyclic-nucleotide 2'-phosphodiesterase/3'-nucleotidase → MMKRPLTLSVLAMLVCASAQAATVDLRVLETTDLHSNMMDFDYYKDKPTDKFGLVRTASLIEQARQQATNSVLVDNGDIIQGSPLGDYMAAKGLKPGDIHPVYKAMNTLNYVVGNIGNHEFNYGLDYLKTAISGAKFPYINANVIDAKTQKPLFTPYIIVDTPVKDRDGKEHSLRIGYIGFVPPQILVWDKANLQGKVKVNDITETAKRYVPEMRKQGADLIVAIPHSGLSSEPYKAMAENSVYYLSLVPGIDAIMFGHAHAVFPSKDFANIKGADIAQGTLNGVPAVMPGQWGDHLGVVDLQLNNDSGRWKVASAKAEARPIYDKENKKSLAAEDAKLVKVLAEDHKGTRDFVSKPVGKADDNMYSYLALVQDDPTVQIVNNAQKAYVEHYIQGDPDLADLPVLSAAAPFKVGGRKNDPASFVEVEKGQLTFRNASDLYLYPNTLVVVKASGKEVKEWLECSAGQFNQIDVNSSKPQGLINWDGFRTYNFDVIDGVNYQIDVSQPARYDGECQLINDKAERIKQLTFQGKPIDPKATFLVATNNYRAYGGKFAGTGDQHIAFASPDENRSVLAAYISAETKLHGAVRPQVDNNWRLATFSSPQPLDIRFETSPSEKATAFIKAHAQYPMKSEGTDNIGFAVYQIDLSSK, encoded by the coding sequence ATGATGAAGCGTCCGCTGACGTTGTCTGTCCTCGCTATGCTGGTTTGCGCCTCAGCGCAGGCGGCAACGGTCGATCTGCGCGTGCTGGAAACCACCGATCTGCACAGCAACATGATGGACTTCGATTACTACAAGGATAAACCGACCGACAAGTTCGGCCTGGTGCGCACCGCCAGCCTGATTGAACAGGCCCGCCAGCAGGCCACCAATAGCGTACTGGTGGACAACGGCGACATCATTCAGGGCAGCCCGCTCGGCGACTATATGGCTGCCAAGGGCCTCAAGCCCGGCGATATTCATCCTGTCTATAAGGCCATGAACACCCTGAATTATGTGGTCGGCAACATCGGCAACCACGAATTCAACTACGGCCTCGATTACCTGAAAACCGCCATCAGCGGTGCCAAATTCCCGTATATCAACGCTAACGTGATCGACGCTAAAACTCAGAAACCGCTGTTCACTCCTTACATTATCGTCGATACGCCGGTAAAAGACCGTGACGGTAAAGAACATAGTTTACGCATCGGCTATATCGGCTTTGTACCGCCGCAAATTCTGGTGTGGGATAAGGCCAATCTGCAAGGCAAGGTTAAGGTCAACGACATCACCGAAACCGCCAAACGCTACGTGCCGGAAATGCGTAAACAGGGAGCCGATCTGATCGTGGCGATCCCGCACTCCGGCCTGTCCAGCGAGCCGTACAAGGCGATGGCAGAAAATTCGGTGTACTACCTCAGCCTGGTGCCGGGCATTGACGCCATCATGTTCGGCCATGCTCACGCGGTCTTCCCGAGCAAGGACTTTGCCAATATCAAAGGCGCTGACATCGCGCAAGGTACGCTGAACGGTGTCCCTGCGGTCATGCCCGGCCAGTGGGGCGACCACCTGGGCGTGGTCGATCTGCAGTTGAACAACGACTCTGGCCGTTGGAAAGTGGCCTCCGCCAAAGCGGAAGCACGGCCAATCTACGACAAAGAGAACAAGAAATCGCTGGCGGCGGAAGACGCCAAGCTGGTGAAAGTCCTGGCGGAAGATCATAAGGGCACTCGCGATTTTGTCAGTAAGCCGGTCGGCAAAGCCGACGACAACATGTACAGCTATCTGGCGCTGGTGCAGGATGACCCGACGGTACAAATCGTGAATAACGCGCAGAAAGCCTATGTTGAACACTACATTCAGGGCGATCCGGATCTGGCCGATTTGCCGGTGCTGTCAGCGGCAGCGCCGTTCAAGGTCGGCGGACGCAAAAACGATCCGGCCAGCTTCGTCGAAGTGGAAAAAGGCCAGCTCACCTTCCGTAACGCTTCGGATCTCTATCTCTATCCCAACACTCTGGTGGTAGTAAAAGCCAGCGGTAAAGAGGTGAAGGAGTGGCTGGAGTGTTCCGCCGGTCAGTTCAATCAAATCGACGTCAACAGCAGTAAACCGCAGGGCCTGATCAACTGGGATGGCTTCCGCACCTATAACTTCGACGTGATTGACGGGGTTAATTACCAGATTGACGTCAGCCAGCCGGCGCGTTACGACGGCGAATGCCAGCTGATCAACGACAAGGCGGAACGTATCAAGCAGCTGACGTTCCAAGGCAAGCCGATCGATCCTAAAGCCACCTTCCTGGTAGCGACCAACAACTACCGCGCTTACGGTGGCAAGTTTGCCGGCACTGGCGATCAACATATTGCCTTCGCTTCACCGGATGAGAACCGCTCGGTGCTGGCGGCTTATATCAGCGCCGAAACCAAACTGCACGGGGCGGTACGGCCACAGGTGGATAACAACTGGCGCCTGGCGACCTTCAGCAGCCCACAACCGCTGGATATTCGCTTCGAAACCTCGCCAAGCGAGAAAGCCACGGCCTTTATCAAGGCACATGCTCAGTATCCAATGAAATCCGAAGGTACGGATAACATCGGGTTTGCGGTTTATCAGATTGATTTAAGCAGCAAATAA
- a CDS encoding DUF1107 domain-containing protein, which translates to MRIFQRYNPLKVAKYVKTLFRGRLYIKDVGAFEFDEGKILLPKIRDRRHFSVMSEVNRQVLLLQTEMG; encoded by the coding sequence ATGAGAATCTTCCAGCGTTATAATCCGTTGAAAGTGGCGAAGTACGTAAAAACCCTGTTTCGTGGCCGGCTGTATATCAAAGATGTGGGCGCGTTCGAATTTGACGAAGGGAAAATCCTGCTGCCGAAAATTCGTGACCGGCGCCACTTCAGCGTGATGTCAGAGGTAAACCGTCAGGTGTTGTTATTGCAGACTGAGATGGGGTGA
- the yjfP gene encoding esterase — protein MIEIYDERAGDIAVIHAVPQGRYHQPLPTVFFYHGYTSSKEVYAYFAYALARVGFRVVLPDADLHGERFDGDEQKRLSRFWEILRSNIDELPALKADFERRGLIAEGRIGVAGASMGGMTTLGGFARYPWVKAAASLMGAGYYSALAQTLFPPLDDQGKPLTASGFDARIAALADYGLEHQLEKIANRPLLLWHGEADDLVPAAESRRLATELRQSGWDRQLTFLTEPDVKHRITPLALKATAEFFVKTL, from the coding sequence ATGATTGAAATATATGACGAGCGTGCAGGAGATATTGCGGTCATCCATGCCGTGCCGCAGGGGCGGTATCATCAACCGCTGCCGACGGTATTTTTCTACCATGGTTATACCTCGTCGAAAGAAGTCTACGCCTACTTTGCCTACGCGTTAGCCAGGGTGGGATTTCGCGTGGTGCTGCCGGATGCCGATTTGCATGGTGAACGTTTTGACGGCGATGAACAAAAGCGGTTGTCCCGCTTTTGGGAGATCCTGCGCAGCAATATCGATGAGTTACCGGCGTTGAAGGCGGACTTTGAACGGCGGGGCTTGATTGCCGAAGGGCGCATCGGCGTCGCCGGCGCATCCATGGGCGGGATGACGACGCTGGGGGGCTTTGCTCGTTATCCATGGGTGAAAGCCGCGGCGAGCCTGATGGGAGCCGGCTATTACAGTGCTTTGGCACAAACGCTGTTTCCACCGCTGGATGATCAGGGCAAGCCTCTGACGGCGAGCGGTTTCGACGCGCGCATTGCTGCACTGGCGGATTATGGCCTGGAACACCAGTTGGAAAAAATTGCCAATCGCCCGTTGTTGCTGTGGCACGGCGAAGCAGATGATTTGGTGCCGGCGGCGGAAAGCCGACGTCTGGCGACCGAGCTGCGCCAGAGCGGCTGGGATCGGCAACTGACATTTTTAACTGAACCGGACGTCAAGCACCGCATCACGCCGTTGGCACTCAAGGCGACGGCCGAGTTCTTCGTGAAAACCTTATAA